The proteins below come from a single Etheostoma spectabile isolate EspeVRDwgs_2016 chromosome 4, UIUC_Espe_1.0, whole genome shotgun sequence genomic window:
- the LOC116687928 gene encoding transcription factor HES-5, whose protein sequence is MKPAEIRFSLQRPLQHRDPDMAPTITAAMTNSQEHLTLTHKLRKPLVEKLRRERINSSIEQLKSLLSPEFLKQQPDSKLEKADILEMTVCVLRRLQQQNQPLESAAVSRGYSRCVQEVTHFLDKEQVKTQSQRRLLNHINKLQSSSDNNLREADFSLLSSTVQTSITKEKSPVHSAVWRPW, encoded by the exons ATGAAGCCAGCAGAGATCAGATTCTCTCTACAGAGACCTCTACAGCACAGAGATCCAGACATGGCACCTACAATCACTGCAGCAATGACCAATTCTCAGGAGCATCTGACTCTGACCCACAAG CTCAGAAAGCCTCTGGTGGAGAAGTTACGCAGAGAGCGAATCAACAGCAGCATTGAGCAGCTCAAGTCTCTCCTGAGTCCAGAGTTCCTCAAACAGCAGCCAGACTCCAAGCTGGAGAAAGCAGACATCCTGGAGATGACAGTTTGTGTCCTGAGACGGCTGCAGCAGCAGAATCAACCTTTGGAGTCAGCAGCTGTCAGTCGGGGCTATTCCAGATGTGTCCAAGAGGTGACACACTTCCTCGACAAAGAGCAGGTGAAGACCCAGTCCCAGAGAAGACTGCTGAACCACATCAACAAGCTGCAGTCTTCCTCTGATAACAACCTGAGAGAGGCTGACTTCTCTCTTCTGAGCTCCACAGTCCAGACCAGCATCACCAAAGAGAAGAGTCCAGTCCACAGCGCCGTCTGGAGACCGTGGTAG